The Takifugu flavidus isolate HTHZ2018 chromosome 17, ASM371156v2, whole genome shotgun sequence genome contains a region encoding:
- the LOC130513651 gene encoding collagen alpha-1(XVIII) chain-like isoform X4 translates to MVIPVGKVVGVRAEVSEDRGSIHQLRLNVQRRMGRSRQRRNAPNLLLLIGTICSSPTITCTSEFDPRQTKENGPLGALDLTELIGVPLPPSVSFVTGFEGYPAYSFGPDANVGRLAKSFIPDPFYYDFAVTVTAKPTTHRGGVLFAITDAYQKIVHLGVALSEVEDGSQRVVLYYTDQATRGRTQEAASFKMGDLTGRWARFTLTVQGAEVRLYMDCEEYHRVAFNRSPRPLTFEAGSGIFVGNAGGTGLTKFVGSIQQLVLKSDPTAPDDQCEEDDPYASGYGSGDSTYEDMEGVGEVKKFVEKIVYTVPLPELDPTYSAPVQAPPTELSPGYLETDDEDLQETSGQEMDSTTVTVPETSYQTDASASEEDTLSPGQKGEPGEPGPPGPAGSGPEEGPGGPEVHPGQPGAPGKDGQPGTKGEDGLPGPTGLPGLPGLMGEPGPKGEKGDPGFGLPGPPGPPGLPGQPSKSSPSEGSGFDDFDTDDEIIRGAPGPRGPPGPPGPPGESSEVILPGAPGKDGEDGEKGEPGLPGVDGKDGEPGPAGDKGDKGEPGLTGQPGPKGDQGPPGIPGLQGPDGQPGPRGPPGPPGPPVPSGRAFVMDMEDLEGSGMNEFGVSRGPQGPPGLPGLKGPKGNDGVPGQPGLKGEPGVAGSPGLPGQEGLKGKEGPMGVKGEPGPKGEAGRDGLSVHGPPGPPGPPGAIINLQELLLNDTAGAFNFSGVFEAQGPKGDMGIRGVQGPPGLKGEKGEPGHLLSEDGTVITGPTGPRGHKGDAGLPGTPGIQGPVGPAGPKGELGFPGRSGRPGLMGPKGEKGNSGGPPGPPGPPGRPGMFNCPKGTVFPVPPRPHCKMANCCRMNPKYTCLLHVEAGKVKVHCDKNELNPNGTIVYGTCQPGPKGEKGDHGPPGTPAERLSQGVDPRSGWGSRGEQGFKGQKGDKGEAGLPGRAGTPGRPGLVGPKGESVLGPQGPPGMPGSPGSPGFGKTGPVGPPGPPGPPGPPSRYGSALTIAGPPGPPGPTGPPGPPGNGAAFRTFSSRETMMQQSSRDPEGTLSYVTGTGSLYLKVSQGWKEVQLGDLIHVSSNIIPQDEPQVAYQIRGDTMERIPSASQRLNLVALNQPHSGDMMGLDVADRLCYEQAKAMGLPPNYRAFVSSHRQDLVHVVYPGFRETFPITNLRGDVMFRNWRSIFNGNGGPISPRVPIYSFDGRDVLADPFWPQKSIWHGSTSTGTRVMDKHCETWRTDHVSVVGQSSSLAGGLLLGQQMRSCSNQYIVLCIETHKNL, encoded by the exons AAAACGGACCGCTGGGGGCCCTGGACCTGACAGAGCTGATCGGCGTCCCGCTTCCTCCCTCAGTCTCCTTCGTCACTGGATTCGAGGGTTACCCGGCCTACAGCTTCGGCCCGGACGCCAACGTGGGCCGCCTCGCAAAGTCCTTCATCCCCGACCCGTTTTACTACGACTTTGCCGTCACCGTCACTGCTAAACCAACCACCCACCGCGGAGGCGTGCTGTTTGCAATTACAGATGCTTATCAAAAG ATTGTACACTTGGGTGTGGCGCTGTCAGAGGTCGAGGACGGTTCCCAGAGAGTCGTGTTGTACTACACCGACCAAGCAACCAGAGGCAGGACCCAGGAGGCGGCCTCCTTCAAAATGGGAGACCTGACGGGAAGATGGGCGAGGTTCACCCTGACTGTGCAGGGGGCAGAG GTGCGACTCTACATGGACTGTGAGGAATACCACCGAGTAGCCTTCAACAGGAGCccgcgacctctgacctttgaggCCGGCTCAGGAATCTTTGTCGGGAATGCCGGGGGCACGGGTCTGACCAAGTTTGTG GGTTCCATCCAGCAGCTGGTGCTGAAGTCAGATCCCACGGCCCCAGATGACCAGTGTGAGGAGGATGATCCTTAT GCATCCGGGTACGGAAGTGGTGACAGCACGTACGAGGACATGGAAGGAGTGGGGGAAGTGAAGAAGTTTGTGGAGAAGATAGTGTACACCGtg CCCCTCCCAGAGCTGGACCCCACCTATAGCGCCCCGgtccaggctccgcccactgaaTTGTCCCCAGGTTACCTTGAAACAGATGATGAAGATTTACAGGAGACATCTGGGCAGGAAATGGACTCGACCACCGTTACag TTCCTGAAACATCTTACCAGACAGATGCTTCAGCTTCTGAAGAAGACACG CTGTCTCCAGGACAGAAAGGAGAGCCAGGTGAGCCGGGCCCCCCAGGACCCGCTGGGAGCGGACCTGAGGAAGGGCCAGGGGGTCCAGAGGTACATCCAGGCCAACCTGGAGCTCCAGGAAAAGACGGGCAGCCG gGGACCAAAGGTGAAGATGGTCTCCCG GGACCCACTGGTCTTCCGGGACTCCCAGGACTCATGGGAGAGCCTGGTCCTAAAGGTGAAAAG GGTGATCCTGGTTTTGGGTTGCCAggtccacctggtcctcctggtcttcctggtcaacccagcaagtcctcccCGTCG GAGGGGTCCGGGTTCGACGACTTTGACACTGACGATGAGATCATCAGG GGGGCTCCGGGGCCTCGTGGCCCCCCGGGTCCACCAGGGCCTCCGGGAGAATCTTCAGAGGTGATCCTTCCTGGAGCACCCGGGAAAGatggggaggatggagagaagggtGAACCGGGGCTGCCC GGAGTTgatgggaaggatggagagCCGGGGCCCGCTGGAGACAAAGGTGACAAG GGGGAGCCTGGTCTGACAGGGCAGCCTGGACCAAAG GGGGATCAAGGTCCTCCAGGGATTCCAGGACTACAGGGTCCTGATGGCCAGCCTGGTCCAAGAGGTCCCCCTGGCCCTCCAGGGCCCCCAGTTCCTTCTGGAAGGGCCTTTGTGATGGACATGGAG GATCTGGAAGGATCCGGGATGAATGAGTTTGGGGTCTCCAGAGGCCCTCAG GGCCCTCCAGGATTACCTGGACTGAAAGGGCCAAAG GGTAATGATGGAGTCCCAGGACAGCCAGGTCTAAAG GGGGAGCCAGGCGTCGCAGGGTCACCTGGACTTCCAGGACAGGAGGGCCTGAAGGGCAAAGAG GGTCCGatgggggtcaaaggtgaaccAGGACCAAAG GGTGAAGCAGGAAGAGATGGACTCAGTGTACATGGTCCACCAGGACCCCCTGGACCTCCAGGTGCCATTATCAACCTCCAGGAA CTTCTCCTCAATGACACAGCAGGAGCCTTCAATTTCTCAGGGGTTTTTGAAGCTCAGGGCCCAAAGGGTGACATGGGGATACGAGGAGTTCAAGGGCCTCCAGGACTGAAA GGTGAAAAGGGAGAGCCGGGACACTTGCTTTCAGAAGATGGCACCGTCATCACGGGCCCCACCGGACCAAGAGGACACAAG GGTGATGCCGGTCTGCCTGGAACTCCTGGAATTCAG ggACCAGTGGGACCAGCGGGACCCAAAGGAGAATTAGGCTTTCCTGGACGATCC GGTCGACCGGGCCTGATGGGAccaaaaggagagaaaggaaacTCTGGAGGCCCGCCG GGACCTCCAGGACCACCGGGACGCCCGGGAATGTTCAACTGCCCCAAAGGA ACAGTCTTCCCCGTCCCGCCCAGGCCTCACTGCAAAATGGCT AACTGTTGCCGAATGAATCCCAAATACACCTGCTTGCTGCATGTCGAGGCTGGAAAGGTGAAGGTTCATTGCGACAAGAACGAG ctaAATCCCAATGGGACTATTGTTTATG GCACCTGTCAGCCTGGACCCAAAGGGGAAAAGGGGGATCACGGTCCTCCTGGGACGCCGGCAGAAAGAC TTTCGCAGGGAGTTGATCCCAGGTCAGGCTGG GGGTCGAGGGGAGAGCAGGGCTTCAAAGGACAGAAGGGAGACAAGGGGGAGGCAGGGTTACCAGGACGAGCGGGGACCCCTGGAAGACCAGGACTTGTG GGACCCAAAGGAGAATCAGTGTTGGGTCCACAGGGACCACCTGGGATGCCAGGTTCACCAGGCTCACCAGGCTTTGGCAAAACAGGACCAGTTGGCCCTCCTGGACCACCGgggcctccaggacctccttCCAGATATGGTTCAG CTTTAACCATTGCTGGTCCCCCCGGCCCCCCTGGACCCAccggacctcctggacctccggGTAATGGAGCAGCT TTCAGGACATTTTCATCCCGGGAGACCATGATGCAGCAATCCTCCAGGGACCCCGAGGGAACGCTGTCGTATgtcacaggaacaggaagtctgTACCTGAAGGTCTCGCAGGGATGGAAGGAGGTCCAG CTCGGGGATCTGATCCACGTCTCCAGCAACATCATTCCACAAGACGAG CCTCAGGTTGCTTATCAGATAAGAGGAGACACGATGGAGCGAATCCCTTCAGCTTCTCAGCGC CTCAACCTGGTGGCGCTGAACCAGCCCCACTCGGGCGACATGATGGGGCTGGACGTGGCCGACCGCTTGTGTTACGAGCAGGCCAAGGCCATGGGGCTGCCGCCCAACTACCGCGCCTTCGTCTCCTCCCACAGGCAGGACCTGGTCCACGTGGTCTATCCGGGATTTCGGGAAACTTTTCCGATAACCAATCTCAGG GGAGACGTGATGTTCCGGAACTGGCGGTCCATATTTAACGGCAACGGTGGGCCAATCAGCCCCAGGGTACCCATCTACTCCTTTGATGGCCGGGATGTTTTAGCAGACCCCTTCTG GCCCCAGAAGAGCATCTGGCACGGGTCCACCAGCACAGGGACGCGAGTGATGGACAAACACTGCGAGACGTGGCGAACGGACCACGTGTCCGTGGTGGGCCAGTCGTCCAGCCTGGCCGGCGGCCTGCTCCTCGGCCAGCAGATGCGCAGCTGTTCTAACCAGTACATTGTTCTCTGTATAGAGACCCACAAGAACCTTTGA
- the LOC130513651 gene encoding collagen alpha-1(XVIII) chain-like isoform X11 gives MVIPVGKVVGVRAEVSEDRGSIHQLRLNVQRRMGRSRQRRNAPNLLLLIGTICSSPTITCTSEFDPRQTKENGPLGALDLTELIGVPLPPSVSFVTGFEGYPAYSFGPDANVGRLAKSFIPDPFYYDFAVTVTAKPTTHRGGVLFAITDAYQKIVHLGVALSEVEDGSQRVVLYYTDQATRGRTQEAASFKMGDLTGRWARFTLTVQGAEVRLYMDCEEYHRVAFNRSPRPLTFEAGSGIFVGNAGGTGLTKFVGSIQQLVLKSDPTAPDDQCEEDDPYASGYGSGDSTYEDMEGVGEVKKFVEKIVYTVPLPELDPTYSAPVQAPPTELSPGYLETDDEDLQETSGQEMDSTTVTVPETSYQTDASASEEDTLSPGQKGEPGEPGPPGPAGSGPEEGPGGPEVHPGQPGAPGKDGQPGTKGEDGLPGPTGLPGLPGLMGEPGPKGEKGDPGFGLPGPPGPPGLPGQPSKSSPSEGSGFDDFDTDDEIIRGAPGPRGPPGPPGPPGESSEVILPGAPGKDGEDGEKGEPGLPGVDGKDGEPGPAGDKGDKGEPGLTGQPGPKGDQGPPGIPGLQGPDGQPGPRGPPGPPGPPVPSGRAFVMDMEDLEGSGMNEFGVSRGPQGPPGLPGLKGPKGNDGVPGQPGLKGEPGVAGSPGLPGQEGLKGKEGPMGVKGEPGPKGEAGRDGLSVHGPPGPPGPPGAIINLQELLLNDTAGAFNFSGVFEAQGPKGDMGIRGVQGPPGLKGEKGEPGHLLSEDGTVITGPTGPRGHKGDAGLPGTPGIQGPVGPAGPKGELGFPGRSGRPGLMGPKGEKGNSGGPPGPPGPPGRPGMFNCPKGTVFPVPPRPHCKMALNPNGTIVYGTCQPGPKGEKGDHGPPGTPAERLSQGVDPRSGWGSRGEQGFKGQKGDKGEAGLPGRAGTPGRPGLVGPKGESVLGPQGPPGMPGSPGSPGFGKTGPVGPPGPPGPPGPPSRYGSALTIAGPPGPPGPTGPPGPPGNGAAFRTFSSRETMMQQSSRDPEGTLSYVTGTGSLYLKVSQGWKEVQLGDLIHVSSNIIPQDEPQVAYQIRGDTMERIPSASQRLNLVALNQPHSGDMMGLDVADRLCYEQAKAMGLPPNYRAFVSSHRQDLVHVVYPGFRETFPITNLRGDVMFRNWRSIFNGNGGPISPRVPIYSFDGRDVLADPFWPQKSIWHGSTSTGTRVMDKHCETWRTDHVSVVGQSSSLAGGLLLGQQMRSCSNQYIVLCIETHKNL, from the exons AAAACGGACCGCTGGGGGCCCTGGACCTGACAGAGCTGATCGGCGTCCCGCTTCCTCCCTCAGTCTCCTTCGTCACTGGATTCGAGGGTTACCCGGCCTACAGCTTCGGCCCGGACGCCAACGTGGGCCGCCTCGCAAAGTCCTTCATCCCCGACCCGTTTTACTACGACTTTGCCGTCACCGTCACTGCTAAACCAACCACCCACCGCGGAGGCGTGCTGTTTGCAATTACAGATGCTTATCAAAAG ATTGTACACTTGGGTGTGGCGCTGTCAGAGGTCGAGGACGGTTCCCAGAGAGTCGTGTTGTACTACACCGACCAAGCAACCAGAGGCAGGACCCAGGAGGCGGCCTCCTTCAAAATGGGAGACCTGACGGGAAGATGGGCGAGGTTCACCCTGACTGTGCAGGGGGCAGAG GTGCGACTCTACATGGACTGTGAGGAATACCACCGAGTAGCCTTCAACAGGAGCccgcgacctctgacctttgaggCCGGCTCAGGAATCTTTGTCGGGAATGCCGGGGGCACGGGTCTGACCAAGTTTGTG GGTTCCATCCAGCAGCTGGTGCTGAAGTCAGATCCCACGGCCCCAGATGACCAGTGTGAGGAGGATGATCCTTAT GCATCCGGGTACGGAAGTGGTGACAGCACGTACGAGGACATGGAAGGAGTGGGGGAAGTGAAGAAGTTTGTGGAGAAGATAGTGTACACCGtg CCCCTCCCAGAGCTGGACCCCACCTATAGCGCCCCGgtccaggctccgcccactgaaTTGTCCCCAGGTTACCTTGAAACAGATGATGAAGATTTACAGGAGACATCTGGGCAGGAAATGGACTCGACCACCGTTACag TTCCTGAAACATCTTACCAGACAGATGCTTCAGCTTCTGAAGAAGACACG CTGTCTCCAGGACAGAAAGGAGAGCCAGGTGAGCCGGGCCCCCCAGGACCCGCTGGGAGCGGACCTGAGGAAGGGCCAGGGGGTCCAGAGGTACATCCAGGCCAACCTGGAGCTCCAGGAAAAGACGGGCAGCCG gGGACCAAAGGTGAAGATGGTCTCCCG GGACCCACTGGTCTTCCGGGACTCCCAGGACTCATGGGAGAGCCTGGTCCTAAAGGTGAAAAG GGTGATCCTGGTTTTGGGTTGCCAggtccacctggtcctcctggtcttcctggtcaacccagcaagtcctcccCGTCG GAGGGGTCCGGGTTCGACGACTTTGACACTGACGATGAGATCATCAGG GGGGCTCCGGGGCCTCGTGGCCCCCCGGGTCCACCAGGGCCTCCGGGAGAATCTTCAGAGGTGATCCTTCCTGGAGCACCCGGGAAAGatggggaggatggagagaagggtGAACCGGGGCTGCCC GGAGTTgatgggaaggatggagagCCGGGGCCCGCTGGAGACAAAGGTGACAAG GGGGAGCCTGGTCTGACAGGGCAGCCTGGACCAAAG GGGGATCAAGGTCCTCCAGGGATTCCAGGACTACAGGGTCCTGATGGCCAGCCTGGTCCAAGAGGTCCCCCTGGCCCTCCAGGGCCCCCAGTTCCTTCTGGAAGGGCCTTTGTGATGGACATGGAG GATCTGGAAGGATCCGGGATGAATGAGTTTGGGGTCTCCAGAGGCCCTCAG GGCCCTCCAGGATTACCTGGACTGAAAGGGCCAAAG GGTAATGATGGAGTCCCAGGACAGCCAGGTCTAAAG GGGGAGCCAGGCGTCGCAGGGTCACCTGGACTTCCAGGACAGGAGGGCCTGAAGGGCAAAGAG GGTCCGatgggggtcaaaggtgaaccAGGACCAAAG GGTGAAGCAGGAAGAGATGGACTCAGTGTACATGGTCCACCAGGACCCCCTGGACCTCCAGGTGCCATTATCAACCTCCAGGAA CTTCTCCTCAATGACACAGCAGGAGCCTTCAATTTCTCAGGGGTTTTTGAAGCTCAGGGCCCAAAGGGTGACATGGGGATACGAGGAGTTCAAGGGCCTCCAGGACTGAAA GGTGAAAAGGGAGAGCCGGGACACTTGCTTTCAGAAGATGGCACCGTCATCACGGGCCCCACCGGACCAAGAGGACACAAG GGTGATGCCGGTCTGCCTGGAACTCCTGGAATTCAG ggACCAGTGGGACCAGCGGGACCCAAAGGAGAATTAGGCTTTCCTGGACGATCC GGTCGACCGGGCCTGATGGGAccaaaaggagagaaaggaaacTCTGGAGGCCCGCCG GGACCTCCAGGACCACCGGGACGCCCGGGAATGTTCAACTGCCCCAAAGGA ACAGTCTTCCCCGTCCCGCCCAGGCCTCACTGCAAAATGGCT ctaAATCCCAATGGGACTATTGTTTATG GCACCTGTCAGCCTGGACCCAAAGGGGAAAAGGGGGATCACGGTCCTCCTGGGACGCCGGCAGAAAGAC TTTCGCAGGGAGTTGATCCCAGGTCAGGCTGG GGGTCGAGGGGAGAGCAGGGCTTCAAAGGACAGAAGGGAGACAAGGGGGAGGCAGGGTTACCAGGACGAGCGGGGACCCCTGGAAGACCAGGACTTGTG GGACCCAAAGGAGAATCAGTGTTGGGTCCACAGGGACCACCTGGGATGCCAGGTTCACCAGGCTCACCAGGCTTTGGCAAAACAGGACCAGTTGGCCCTCCTGGACCACCGgggcctccaggacctccttCCAGATATGGTTCAG CTTTAACCATTGCTGGTCCCCCCGGCCCCCCTGGACCCAccggacctcctggacctccggGTAATGGAGCAGCT TTCAGGACATTTTCATCCCGGGAGACCATGATGCAGCAATCCTCCAGGGACCCCGAGGGAACGCTGTCGTATgtcacaggaacaggaagtctgTACCTGAAGGTCTCGCAGGGATGGAAGGAGGTCCAG CTCGGGGATCTGATCCACGTCTCCAGCAACATCATTCCACAAGACGAG CCTCAGGTTGCTTATCAGATAAGAGGAGACACGATGGAGCGAATCCCTTCAGCTTCTCAGCGC CTCAACCTGGTGGCGCTGAACCAGCCCCACTCGGGCGACATGATGGGGCTGGACGTGGCCGACCGCTTGTGTTACGAGCAGGCCAAGGCCATGGGGCTGCCGCCCAACTACCGCGCCTTCGTCTCCTCCCACAGGCAGGACCTGGTCCACGTGGTCTATCCGGGATTTCGGGAAACTTTTCCGATAACCAATCTCAGG GGAGACGTGATGTTCCGGAACTGGCGGTCCATATTTAACGGCAACGGTGGGCCAATCAGCCCCAGGGTACCCATCTACTCCTTTGATGGCCGGGATGTTTTAGCAGACCCCTTCTG GCCCCAGAAGAGCATCTGGCACGGGTCCACCAGCACAGGGACGCGAGTGATGGACAAACACTGCGAGACGTGGCGAACGGACCACGTGTCCGTGGTGGGCCAGTCGTCCAGCCTGGCCGGCGGCCTGCTCCTCGGCCAGCAGATGCGCAGCTGTTCTAACCAGTACATTGTTCTCTGTATAGAGACCCACAAGAACCTTTGA
- the LOC130513651 gene encoding collagen alpha-1(XVIII) chain-like isoform X1, with protein sequence MVIPVGKVVGVRAEVSEDRGSIHQLRLNVQRRMGRSRQRRNAPNLLLLIGTICSSPTITCTSEFDPRQTKENGPLGALDLTELIGVPLPPSVSFVTGFEGYPAYSFGPDANVGRLAKSFIPDPFYYDFAVTVTAKPTTHRGGVLFAITDAYQKIVHLGVALSEVEDGSQRVVLYYTDQATRGRTQEAASFKMGDLTGRWARFTLTVQGAEVRLYMDCEEYHRVAFNRSPRPLTFEAGSGIFVGNAGGTGLTKFVGSIQQLVLKSDPTAPDDQCEEDDPYASGYGSGDSTYEDMEGVGEVKKFVEKIVYTVPLPELDPTYSAPVQAPPTELSPGYLETDDEDLQETSGQEMDSTTVTVPETSYQTDASASEEDTLSPGQKGEPGEPGPPGPAGSGPEEGPGGPEVHPGQPGAPGKDGQPGTKGEDGLPGPTGLPGLPGLMGEPGPKGEKGDPGFGLPGPPGPPGLPGQPSKSSPSEGSGFDDFDTDDEIIRGAPGPRGPPGPPGPPGESSEVILPGAPGKDGEDGEKGEPGLPVIEEWFSGSGSWSGSGQGVDGKDGEPGPAGDKGDKGEPGLTGQPGPKGDQGPPGIPGLQGPDGQPGPRGPPGPPGPPVPSGRAFVMDMEDLEGSGMNEFGVSRGPQGPPGLPGLKGPKGNDGVPGQPGLKGEPGVAGSPGLPGQEGLKGKEGPMGVKGEPGPKGEAGRDGLSVHGPPGPPGPPGAIINLQELLLNDTAGAFNFSGVFEAQGPKGDMGIRGVQGPPGLKGEKGEPGHLLSEDGTVITGPTGPRGHKGDAGLPGTPGIQGPVGPAGPKGELGFPGRSGRPGLMGPKGEKGNSGGPPGPPGPPGRPGMFNCPKGTVFPVPPRPHCKMANCCRMNPKYTCLLHVEAGKVKVHCDKNELNPNGTIVYGTCQPGPKGEKGDHGPPGTPAERLSQGVDPRSGWGSRGEQGFKGQKGDKGEAGLPGRAGTPGRPGLVGPKGESVLGPQGPPGMPGSPGSPGFGKTGPVGPPGPPGPPGPPSRYGSALTIAGPPGPPGPTGPPGPPGNGAAFRTFSSRETMMQQSSRDPEGTLSYVTGTGSLYLKVSQGWKEVQLGDLIHVSSNIIPQDEPQVAYQIRGDTMERIPSASQRLNLVALNQPHSGDMMGLDVADRLCYEQAKAMGLPPNYRAFVSSHRQDLVHVVYPGFRETFPITNLRGDVMFRNWRSIFNGNGGPISPRVPIYSFDGRDVLADPFWPQKSIWHGSTSTGTRVMDKHCETWRTDHVSVVGQSSSLAGGLLLGQQMRSCSNQYIVLCIETHKNL encoded by the exons AAAACGGACCGCTGGGGGCCCTGGACCTGACAGAGCTGATCGGCGTCCCGCTTCCTCCCTCAGTCTCCTTCGTCACTGGATTCGAGGGTTACCCGGCCTACAGCTTCGGCCCGGACGCCAACGTGGGCCGCCTCGCAAAGTCCTTCATCCCCGACCCGTTTTACTACGACTTTGCCGTCACCGTCACTGCTAAACCAACCACCCACCGCGGAGGCGTGCTGTTTGCAATTACAGATGCTTATCAAAAG ATTGTACACTTGGGTGTGGCGCTGTCAGAGGTCGAGGACGGTTCCCAGAGAGTCGTGTTGTACTACACCGACCAAGCAACCAGAGGCAGGACCCAGGAGGCGGCCTCCTTCAAAATGGGAGACCTGACGGGAAGATGGGCGAGGTTCACCCTGACTGTGCAGGGGGCAGAG GTGCGACTCTACATGGACTGTGAGGAATACCACCGAGTAGCCTTCAACAGGAGCccgcgacctctgacctttgaggCCGGCTCAGGAATCTTTGTCGGGAATGCCGGGGGCACGGGTCTGACCAAGTTTGTG GGTTCCATCCAGCAGCTGGTGCTGAAGTCAGATCCCACGGCCCCAGATGACCAGTGTGAGGAGGATGATCCTTAT GCATCCGGGTACGGAAGTGGTGACAGCACGTACGAGGACATGGAAGGAGTGGGGGAAGTGAAGAAGTTTGTGGAGAAGATAGTGTACACCGtg CCCCTCCCAGAGCTGGACCCCACCTATAGCGCCCCGgtccaggctccgcccactgaaTTGTCCCCAGGTTACCTTGAAACAGATGATGAAGATTTACAGGAGACATCTGGGCAGGAAATGGACTCGACCACCGTTACag TTCCTGAAACATCTTACCAGACAGATGCTTCAGCTTCTGAAGAAGACACG CTGTCTCCAGGACAGAAAGGAGAGCCAGGTGAGCCGGGCCCCCCAGGACCCGCTGGGAGCGGACCTGAGGAAGGGCCAGGGGGTCCAGAGGTACATCCAGGCCAACCTGGAGCTCCAGGAAAAGACGGGCAGCCG gGGACCAAAGGTGAAGATGGTCTCCCG GGACCCACTGGTCTTCCGGGACTCCCAGGACTCATGGGAGAGCCTGGTCCTAAAGGTGAAAAG GGTGATCCTGGTTTTGGGTTGCCAggtccacctggtcctcctggtcttcctggtcaacccagcaagtcctcccCGTCG GAGGGGTCCGGGTTCGACGACTTTGACACTGACGATGAGATCATCAGG GGGGCTCCGGGGCCTCGTGGCCCCCCGGGTCCACCAGGGCCTCCGGGAGAATCTTCAGAGGTGATCCTTCCTGGAGCACCCGGGAAAGatggggaggatggagagaagggtGAACCGGGGCTGCCC GTGATTGAAGAGTGGTTTAGTGGTTCTGGTTCTTGGTCAGGGTCTGGTCAG GGAGTTgatgggaaggatggagagCCGGGGCCCGCTGGAGACAAAGGTGACAAG GGGGAGCCTGGTCTGACAGGGCAGCCTGGACCAAAG GGGGATCAAGGTCCTCCAGGGATTCCAGGACTACAGGGTCCTGATGGCCAGCCTGGTCCAAGAGGTCCCCCTGGCCCTCCAGGGCCCCCAGTTCCTTCTGGAAGGGCCTTTGTGATGGACATGGAG GATCTGGAAGGATCCGGGATGAATGAGTTTGGGGTCTCCAGAGGCCCTCAG GGCCCTCCAGGATTACCTGGACTGAAAGGGCCAAAG GGTAATGATGGAGTCCCAGGACAGCCAGGTCTAAAG GGGGAGCCAGGCGTCGCAGGGTCACCTGGACTTCCAGGACAGGAGGGCCTGAAGGGCAAAGAG GGTCCGatgggggtcaaaggtgaaccAGGACCAAAG GGTGAAGCAGGAAGAGATGGACTCAGTGTACATGGTCCACCAGGACCCCCTGGACCTCCAGGTGCCATTATCAACCTCCAGGAA CTTCTCCTCAATGACACAGCAGGAGCCTTCAATTTCTCAGGGGTTTTTGAAGCTCAGGGCCCAAAGGGTGACATGGGGATACGAGGAGTTCAAGGGCCTCCAGGACTGAAA GGTGAAAAGGGAGAGCCGGGACACTTGCTTTCAGAAGATGGCACCGTCATCACGGGCCCCACCGGACCAAGAGGACACAAG GGTGATGCCGGTCTGCCTGGAACTCCTGGAATTCAG ggACCAGTGGGACCAGCGGGACCCAAAGGAGAATTAGGCTTTCCTGGACGATCC GGTCGACCGGGCCTGATGGGAccaaaaggagagaaaggaaacTCTGGAGGCCCGCCG GGACCTCCAGGACCACCGGGACGCCCGGGAATGTTCAACTGCCCCAAAGGA ACAGTCTTCCCCGTCCCGCCCAGGCCTCACTGCAAAATGGCT AACTGTTGCCGAATGAATCCCAAATACACCTGCTTGCTGCATGTCGAGGCTGGAAAGGTGAAGGTTCATTGCGACAAGAACGAG ctaAATCCCAATGGGACTATTGTTTATG GCACCTGTCAGCCTGGACCCAAAGGGGAAAAGGGGGATCACGGTCCTCCTGGGACGCCGGCAGAAAGAC TTTCGCAGGGAGTTGATCCCAGGTCAGGCTGG GGGTCGAGGGGAGAGCAGGGCTTCAAAGGACAGAAGGGAGACAAGGGGGAGGCAGGGTTACCAGGACGAGCGGGGACCCCTGGAAGACCAGGACTTGTG GGACCCAAAGGAGAATCAGTGTTGGGTCCACAGGGACCACCTGGGATGCCAGGTTCACCAGGCTCACCAGGCTTTGGCAAAACAGGACCAGTTGGCCCTCCTGGACCACCGgggcctccaggacctccttCCAGATATGGTTCAG CTTTAACCATTGCTGGTCCCCCCGGCCCCCCTGGACCCAccggacctcctggacctccggGTAATGGAGCAGCT TTCAGGACATTTTCATCCCGGGAGACCATGATGCAGCAATCCTCCAGGGACCCCGAGGGAACGCTGTCGTATgtcacaggaacaggaagtctgTACCTGAAGGTCTCGCAGGGATGGAAGGAGGTCCAG CTCGGGGATCTGATCCACGTCTCCAGCAACATCATTCCACAAGACGAG CCTCAGGTTGCTTATCAGATAAGAGGAGACACGATGGAGCGAATCCCTTCAGCTTCTCAGCGC CTCAACCTGGTGGCGCTGAACCAGCCCCACTCGGGCGACATGATGGGGCTGGACGTGGCCGACCGCTTGTGTTACGAGCAGGCCAAGGCCATGGGGCTGCCGCCCAACTACCGCGCCTTCGTCTCCTCCCACAGGCAGGACCTGGTCCACGTGGTCTATCCGGGATTTCGGGAAACTTTTCCGATAACCAATCTCAGG GGAGACGTGATGTTCCGGAACTGGCGGTCCATATTTAACGGCAACGGTGGGCCAATCAGCCCCAGGGTACCCATCTACTCCTTTGATGGCCGGGATGTTTTAGCAGACCCCTTCTG GCCCCAGAAGAGCATCTGGCACGGGTCCACCAGCACAGGGACGCGAGTGATGGACAAACACTGCGAGACGTGGCGAACGGACCACGTGTCCGTGGTGGGCCAGTCGTCCAGCCTGGCCGGCGGCCTGCTCCTCGGCCAGCAGATGCGCAGCTGTTCTAACCAGTACATTGTTCTCTGTATAGAGACCCACAAGAACCTTTGA